GGCTTCTATTGGGAAGTCAGCTCTTGGTCTAATTTTGCTCCTCTAATGCCAATACTCTTTTTCCCTatgcatgcttttaaaaattttttcctatcTCCAATTTTCAGTAGTTTTACTATGACATGCccaattttacttttctttgaacTTATCCTGCTTGGAGTTCCTAGTATTTCTTGAATCTCTGGCTTGATATCTCTCATCAATGGGAAATTCTCagctattatcttttaaaatactgtctCTTCTTCATTGTCATTCTCCCCTCCTGCTTCTGTGGTTCTATTAAGATTTGTGTTTGGTGTTTTATGTGttctacatatttctttttcctcttttctgtattACCCATTCCTGctttctttatgttttattttggatatttcttcTGATTTATCCTTTAGTTCAATAGTTTCTCTTCAGCTCTTTCTAATCTTAGGTTAAACACATCCATTCTTCTTAATTTCACTTATCATATTTTcctttctagaatttctatttgatttccattttcaatatTCTCTGTCAGTTCCTTGAACATATTACTCAtagtttatttgttgttgttgtattggTCCAGTAACTTCATTTTCTTGATCTCCTGTGGATCTGTTTTGTCTGTTTGTCTTTTACTCTTTTGGAAATATCCtctgtgtgtatgcatgtttGATTCAATGctggatattttatattaaaaattaacaagAGTCTGGATGACATCACCTTAATCAAGACAGCATTTGGTTTTGTTCCTGGCAGGCAGAGAGGCTAAGAGAAGCAATTCCTGATTGTCTTtctcaaaggaataaaaatgttaaggGCTTCAGTGCTGTGATGGGTGGTCTATTTCCAGTACATTCTTACTCATAGGTTAGGCCTTTCAGAGTCCCAGCTGAAAACATGGGGTGTTTATTAGGGCCCTTCCTTTCTCAGGGTCCTTAAATTTCAATGTTTATCTCCCTGCCTCATGAGTCTGTCAAGGATCTACTCATTTTATCAGCCTTTCAGTTGCTTCTTTCCAGTCAGTAATTGCCTTTAGGGAGAAGCCCCCACCTCCCAAAGCCAGATCACCTCTTTGAGCCTCTTTTTCTTGCAGACCAGGCCCTCACAATTCCTCACACATAACCCTGAGCTATGCCATGCATCCAAAACAGTAGCTTTtgttaaaaaaacattttgtccTAGCTGTTCACAGCAGGAGAATTGGTTCCAGCTACTTAATTCACCATTGCTGATACTGGAATTCCTTcatgcaaaaaaatttttaagtttatatggttgatttaacaatttttttcccttaattgttTCTGAATTCTGATTCGTGGTGAGAGAGACCTTCACCATTTTACTGTTATTTAGAAGCTTGTGTTTTGTTATAGttcttttatggttttagcttttacatttaaatttttgatccaTTTGGGATTTATCTTGATTCACTGAGAAGGTTATATACAACTTACTTTTATTTCTGATGCCCACCTCTTTATCTATCTTCATTTATTGGATATTGTATCTTTACATCACAGACTtgaaattttacctttttatatAGTAAATTAACCTGTGAATTTGAATCTCTGGAATTTCaatttttctattgtttcatTGTATGTCCCTGTTCAAGTGtctgtatgattctttttttttatgacttTAAGATTGACTGCCATGCAATATTCTGCatgtatttcaaataaataatttgatcagttatgatatatgtatacactagtgaaaccatcactacaatcaaaataattaaaattttcttgtgcccttttaaaatttatcacaaACTCTGATGCCACCCATTGTGACTAATCATCAAACTGTCATTTTAATCTGCAGTTTCTAGACAGttgataaatggaatcatgtagaaTATActcattttgtcttttattcaAGTTATTTTGAGACTCATCTATGTTGTCATCTTTGGTATTAGTTTGTTCCTTCTTATTGTTAAGTAATAGTattctatatatttgtttatccattcacctgttgttggatatttaggttgattccaaTTTTGGGCTATCAcaagtaaagctgctataaaattttgtatataagACTGTGTGGATATAATGCTTTGGTTTCTCTTGAATAACGATGgaatggctagggcttccctggtggcgcagtggttaagaatctgcctgccaatgcaggggaaacgggttcgagctctggtcctggaagatcccacatgctgcagagcaactaagcctgagtgccacagctactgagcctgcgctctagagcccccgagccacaggtaccgagcccacatgccacaactaccgaaccccacgtgcctagagcccgtgctctgcaacaagccaatgcaataagaagcccacgcaccacaacgaagagtagccccccccaccgcaactagagaaagccacgcacagcaacgaagacccagcacagccaaaaataaataatttttttttaaaatggaatggcTAGCTTGTACGGTATGTGTAATTTTCTGAAATTGCTCAACTATTTTCTAAAGTGCTTGTATTCCAATAAGAAGTGAATGAGATTTCCAGTTGATCTGCACCTTTATCAACACTTGACACTGTCAGTCTTTATAAGTTTAGTTATGCTTATGGATGTATCTCACTGTGGATTTAACTAGCATCTCCTTTAAGATGCAATTTAAAGATAAGATCTTTCATGTACTTATCTTCTTTCATGAAGTGTCTGTTCtaatattttgctcattttacgtatttttttccttctcattagTTGCAAGAGTCTGTTTTATTTTGGGGGCATATGTTtctcaaatatcttctcctaatCTTTGGCTTGccttttgattttcttaattggttttgaaaaacagaagtttttaatacTGATTAAGTCCAATACATTGATGTCTTTAAATCTACAGATCAATTTGAGGACaactgacatctttacaatattgattcttccaatctatgaatatAACATATTTCTCcaatgtcttctttaatttctctgagttGGATTTTAGGGGGAGTTCTCAGAAAACAATGGCCCACAGGCCAAAATCAGCTCATGGCTTGGTTTTTGTATGGTCCGTGAGAtaagaataatttttacattttaaaggattgtcataaaaatgaagaataaagtgGAAAAGATACTGCTCACAAAcctaaaatatttcatatctggtcctttacagaaaagtttgtcAGCCCTGTTGTAGAGAATTGTGTATAGAGGTCTTGAACATAACTCATTAGATTCATTCCCAGGTATTTAATACCTCTGATGCCATCAAGTAACATCTTTTATGactaagtttatttaaaatgttacatgCCTGGTACAGAGTGGTTGTTTAATGgatattcaacaaataaatgaagaaaaacattttcattttcagaaataaatttgtgaaaCAGCCTGCTAAAGGATGCTGAATTAAGACCATGACAGATCAGCAAAAGGAAGACACAGGAAAGAGATTCTGAAGAGTGTAGATTTCCTTTCTGTCTtggctttcttcctctgcactttCCTTTTCGGTCCCCCACCCCACTGCTACTTCCTCTGACAAAGACTTCTGACACCTTAGGGACATGGATGTTGGTGCTATACGATCGAGGAAAACATACAggcattattttttcaattttattttcttactgttcattgctggtgtgtTAGcgagggttctccagagaaacagaaccaacaggatagatagatagaggatagacagacagatattcTAAGGAACTGGCTTGCATGATTAATTCTAAGGGCTGATAAGTCTAAAATCCATAGGGCAGGCCTGCAGGCTGGAAACTCGGTTAAGAGGTGCTGTTCCAGTCTCGAGTCCAAATACTTCAGGGAATCAGGCTGGAAACCCAGACAGAGTTTCTATGCTGACGTCTCCAGGCGAATAGCTTCCTCGGTGAAGCTTAGCCTTTGCTCTAAGACgttcaactgattggataaggtctaacaaagattctctccttgaccaaactttaatCAGGTGCCCCTAAACTCCCTTCTCAATTAGGCTCTGACTTTTGAACTTCTGTTAGTTGTCTCTGCATTCCTCAATTTTAGCAAGGATCCTACTCAGTCAGTTTAGCCAGAATCTCCCACCCTCAATATCTGACATctggttcctcctcctcctcctcgagcCCTGTCTGATCACCCCACCTGCCTCCCACAAGAACCCTGTCAGgtcagtttagccagaatccTGCCCCCACTCCGCCCCCCTTACCCCTCTTGTTTTCTCTTAGCCGTTTTCCGTTCACGGACATGCCAGCCACGCCCAGCCGGCTCCTGGGCTACAAATTCCCACCTTCTCTTGTCTGGAATTGAGCCCAATCTCTCTGACCTAGCAAAAAACCCCACTGTAGTAGACGCCCTGAATAAAGTTTGCCTTACCGTTAACAAGTGTCAGCGATAACTTTTCTGTAACTCTTCCATCCACAGGGGACTCGGACATGGGTTCACCAACCTGGTCACCCATCCTATTTGGCTTCAGCCTCTGCCTTATTTTCCTCGTGTCTGTAAAATCACAGGACTAGGACCTCGCTACTAAACATGTGGTCCTCAGAGCAGCAATACCAGCACCACCTGCGACTGTGTTAGAAACGCACAATCTTGGCTCCAAAAGTTATCCTTGtggacttttttctttcctttttgtttcggCTTTCTTTCCTGTCCTGCCAGCTGTATACttgtatgtacattttttcagtgttttctgtggacaataaaaagttaaaaatgaattctAGGAGCAACTGCGTTAGCTGCGTCCAGCTGGGTTCTTCAGACGCAGGGCAGCGTTTGTGGAGACGGCTTCGCCCGCCGCTGAGGTGCTGCCGCGACCGGCCACAAGCCGCGAGGACGCGGTCCGCTCGCGGCGTGCTGCCTCCGCCCACCCTTACGAAACTCCGCCTCATCTTCCCCTCCGCCGGTCCCCGCCTGGCTGCCCGCGAGGCCCCGAATGGCTCAGTCACAGAGGCCACCGGACTGCCGCGAAAACCCGGACTAACGGACTCATGAAGTCGCTGGGGTCGCAGCGGGGGTGACGCGGAGCCTCACGGAGCATGCGCAGGGAGGGTGCGCGCACATGCGTAGTGCCGGCGCAGGGTCGCGCGCCGGGGTGTCTGGCGGCCGCGAGGCTGCGCGCGCGGTTGACGTGCTCGgtggctgcggcggcggcggcagggcGTCAAGAGGGgaagggcgggcggggccgggggctgaACCCGGAAGTGGGTCGGCGCCAGAGCGAGCGCTCCCGGAGTGGAGCTCAGCGGCCGGGAGCCAACCGGGTAGCCCTGGGTTCCCGGTAATGGACGCGCGGGGCGTCTGCGCGGGGAGCGGGTTGGCGGGCGGCGGGGGCGCCCTCGGCGGCGCGGTCTCCACCCGGCGGGGCCCGAGGAGGCTCTGCTCCGGCGGCCGTCCCCCGGGTGACCCGCTCTCCTCTCCGCGCCTCCCGGGGCCGTCCCGCCGGGCGCCTCCAGCATTTGGACGCTCGCCGGCCCCGAGGAGGTGCGCCTAGTCGCCCCTGGAAAGCGTATTAATGGGGGGCGTGGGTTCCGCGGCCGCGACGGCCTGGTTGTCACTGTCCTGGCGCCCCTGCACCGCGAAGGTGGCCGCCTCGACCTGCACCCACGGCGGGCTCCGCGGAGCCTCCCTTTCTGCCCCCCTTTCCCTTACCCGGTTCGGGAATCGGGCCTGCAAGGTGTGCTCTGCCtcctttaaaattattcttttgttGGCTGTGTTTTCTAACCCGGCCCTCCTTGTTCTCCGCCCTAAAATCTTAGCCACGAATGAGTGGAAGCGGTGACTTTATCATAATTTAGTTCTCGTTAGGAAGGATTTGTTGACAATGCCGCGAATGATTGAGGATCGCTTGGCCATGCAGGTATTCTTCATGGTTCTTACTCTTTTCGCAGACCATGCAACCCTCGGGCACGCCCCTCCAGAAGCTGTGATCCTAGACAATCTAGTTTTCCTTTATAAATCCCTCAAGACACTTATGAAGTTTCTTGTTCTGATACCGTTGTACTGcaatgaagaaaaggagaaaggttaCTTCACATCTTGACGAGAAGATCCATCTAGGCTACCGTAAAGATTCTTCGGAAGGAAATGTTGCAGTGGAGTGTGAGCAAGTAACCTACACTCATTCCGCGGAAAGACCAGCTCCTGAAGCTCTTCGCTGTTATCAGGAACTTCCTCCCTCTCCGGATCAGAGAAAACTTCTGAGTTCTTTGCAGTACAATAAGAACTTGCTGAAGTATTTAAATGATGATAGGCAGAAGCAGCCGTCTTTCTGTGACCTACTTATCAtagtagaaggaaaagaatttagTGCGCACAAAGTCGTCGTTGCTGTTGGCAGTAGTTATTTTCATGCGTGTTTGAGCAAAAATCCAAGCACGGATGTTGTCACCCTGGATCACGTAACGCACTCCGTTTTTCAGCATTTGCTTGAATTTCTTTACACATCAGAATTTTTTGTGTACAAATATGAAATCCCTCTTGTTTTAGAGGCTGCAAAATTCCTGGATATTATAGATGCAGTTAAGCTGCTAAATAACGAAAATGTTGCCACCTTTCAGTCTGAGCTAAATGAAAGATCATCACCAGAAGAAACACTAAGTGAGTTAACTGGAAGACTATCGAGTAGTCATCAGTGTAAATTCTGTAGTAGACATTTTTGTTATAAGAAGTCTTTAGAGAATCATTTGGCGAAAACCCATAGATCCCTTTTACTAGGGAAAAAACATGGGttaaaaatgctggagagaagTTTTTCCACAAGGAGATCAAAGCGGAACCGGAAGTGCCCCGTTAAGTTTGATGACACCAGTGATGATGAACAAGAAAGTGGTGATGGGTCAGACAATTTGAATCAAGACAGTTTTGATAAGGAAAAGTCAGATAGAAATGATTCTGAGGATCCCGGCAGTGAATGTAATGCTGAAGAGGATGAGCTAGAGGAGGAAATGTCAGATGAATACTCTGACATTGAAGAGCACAGTGAAAAGGATCCCAATGATGCAGAAGAGGAGCCCGAGGCTGGTGATCCGGTCGGAAGCATTCATGAGGGATTAACCCCTGTAGTCATTCAGAACAGTAACAAAAAAATACTGCAGTGTCCCAAATGCGATAAGACATTTGACCGCATAGGTAAGAAAAGAAAGCTTGTTTCCTGTCCCTAATAACTTACTTTTCATGGATATTTTAAAGGCGATAGTTAAAAACTAAActttaaaagtaactttttttttttggtggtggtacgcgggcctctcactgttgtggcctctcccgttgcggggcacaggctccggacgcgcaggcgcagcggccacggctcacgggcccagccgctccgtggcacgtgggatcttcccggaccggggcacgaacccgtgtcccttgcatcggcaggcggactctcaaccaccgcgccaccagggaaacccgaaagtaacttttaaaaagaaaacttaagtaGGGAGGATA
This genomic stretch from Kogia breviceps isolate mKogBre1 chromosome 1, mKogBre1 haplotype 1, whole genome shotgun sequence harbors:
- the ZBTB41 gene encoding zinc finger and BTB domain-containing protein 41 isoform X2, translating into MKKRRKVTSHLDEKIHLGYRKDSSEGNVAVECEQVTYTHSAERPAPEALRCYQELPPSPDQRKLLSSLQYNKNLLKYLNDDRQKQPSFCDLLIIVEGKEFSAHKVVVAVGSSYFHACLSKNPSTDVVTLDHVTHSVFQHLLEFLYTSEFFVYKYEIPLVLEAAKFLDIIDAVKLLNNENVATFQSELNERSSPEETLSELTGRLSSSHQCKFCSRHFCYKKSLENHLAKTHRSLLLGKKHGLKMLERSFSTRRSKRNRKCPVKFDDTSDDEQESGDGSDNLNQDSFDKEKSDRNDSEDPGSECNAEEDELEEEMSDEYSDIEEHSEKDPNDAEEEPEAGDPVGSIHEGLTPVVIQNSNKKILQCPKCDKTFDRIGKYESHTRVHTGEKPFECDICHQRYSTKSNLTVHRKKHSNETEFHKKEHKCPYCNKLHASKKTLAKHVKRFHPENAQEFISIKKTKSESWKCDICKKSFTRRPHLEEHMILHSQDKPFKCTYCEEHFKSRFARLKHQEKFHLGPFPCDICGRQFNDTGNLKRHIECTHGGKRKWTCFICGKSVRERTTLKEHLRIHSGEKPHLCSICGQSFRHGSSYRLHLRVHHDDKRYECDECGKTFIRHDHLTKHKKIHSGEKAHQCEECGKCFGRRDHLTVHYKSVHLGEKVWQK